One window of the Streptomyces asoensis genome contains the following:
- a CDS encoding AIM24 family protein, with translation MNQPLAGYAPAPVTARMENHGNHMLKVALQTGNDLLARVGSMVAYEGFVQYEPNPPAVRQIARDWMTGEGAPLMKCSGDGLLYLADYGANVVVINLNGDGISVNATNLLAFDAHLTWGVERVKGLAKFAGQGLWNTKISGQGWVALTSRGKPIVVDCGGGEDETYVDPDALVAWSPNLKVKGKRSFKAQSLIGRGSGEAYQMAFSGQGIVVVQPSEDSTDRLRVRG, from the coding sequence ATGAACCAGCCACTCGCGGGCTATGCCCCCGCACCCGTCACCGCCCGTATGGAGAACCACGGCAACCACATGCTGAAGGTCGCCCTCCAGACGGGGAACGACCTCCTCGCGCGCGTGGGTTCGATGGTCGCCTACGAGGGCTTCGTGCAGTACGAGCCCAACCCGCCGGCCGTGCGCCAGATCGCGCGCGACTGGATGACCGGCGAGGGCGCGCCCCTGATGAAGTGCTCGGGCGACGGTCTGCTCTACCTCGCCGACTACGGCGCCAACGTCGTCGTGATCAACCTCAACGGCGACGGCATCTCCGTCAACGCCACCAATCTGCTCGCCTTCGACGCCCACCTCACCTGGGGTGTCGAGCGCGTCAAGGGGCTCGCGAAGTTCGCCGGTCAGGGCCTGTGGAACACCAAGATCTCCGGGCAGGGCTGGGTCGCGCTGACCTCCCGGGGCAAGCCGATCGTCGTCGACTGCGGCGGCGGCGAGGACGAGACGTACGTCGACCCCGACGCGCTCGTCGCCTGGTCGCCGAACCTCAAGGTGAAGGGCAAGCGCAGCTTCAAGGCGCAGTCGCTCATCGGCCGGGGCAGCGGCGAGGCCTACCAGATGGCCTTCTCCGGCCAGGGCATCGTCGTCGTCCAGCCCAGTGAGGACAGCACCGACCGCCTCCGGGTCCGGGGCTGA
- a CDS encoding AIM24 family protein, translating to MQSSLFAHNDSQTQERWSLQNKQMLRVSLEGHDDILARKGTMVAYQGLMEFDAEYQNNQQGRARAHTGEGLDLMRCHGQGTVYLANLAQHVHVMDVEQDGLTVDSSYVLAMDSSLHHEAIAVDSLYGISGSGKYQLNITGRGKVALMTSGAPLMMQVTPDKYVNCDADAIVAWSTGLRVQMQAQTHSSGVWRRRGSTGEGWELSFMGTGYALVQPSELLPPQNAQIGSGLAAQYGMGQQGVRQQNQGNVWS from the coding sequence ATGCAGAGCTCACTTTTCGCGCACAACGACTCGCAGACCCAGGAGCGCTGGAGTCTCCAGAACAAGCAGATGCTCCGGGTCAGCCTGGAGGGCCACGACGACATCCTCGCCCGCAAGGGCACGATGGTCGCCTACCAGGGTCTGATGGAGTTCGACGCCGAGTACCAGAACAACCAGCAGGGACGCGCGCGTGCGCACACGGGCGAGGGCCTGGACCTGATGCGCTGCCACGGGCAGGGCACGGTCTATCTCGCCAACCTCGCCCAGCACGTCCACGTCATGGACGTGGAGCAGGACGGCCTGACCGTGGACAGCAGCTATGTCCTGGCCATGGACTCCTCGCTGCACCACGAGGCCATCGCCGTCGACAGCCTCTACGGCATCTCCGGCTCCGGGAAGTACCAGCTCAACATCACCGGCCGCGGCAAGGTCGCCCTGATGACCTCGGGCGCGCCGCTGATGATGCAGGTCACGCCCGACAAGTACGTCAACTGCGACGCCGACGCCATCGTCGCCTGGTCCACCGGGCTGCGGGTGCAGATGCAGGCCCAGACGCACTCCTCCGGGGTGTGGCGCCGACGCGGCAGCACCGGTGAGGGCTGGGAGCTCAGCTTCATGGGCACCGGCTACGCGCTCGTCCAGCCCAGCGAGCTGCTGCCGCCGCAGAACGCCCAGATCGGCTCCGGCCTGGCCGCCCAGTACGGCATGGGACAGCAGGGCGTACGGCAACAGAACCAGGGCAACGTCTGGAGCTGA
- a CDS encoding NUDIX hydrolase, which produces MSLYDDAVLVLKGYEGQQELRQAYLDHLGAHPDGMWKACGDGHITASALVIDPERGRVLLTLHKKMRMWLQMGGHCEPADETLPAAALREATEESGIEGLALLPGGPVRLDRHHTPCAWHYDVQYAALAPAGAVEAISDESLDLRWFAYDEVGSVADESVVRLLEATRARL; this is translated from the coding sequence GTGAGCCTGTACGACGACGCGGTCCTCGTCCTGAAGGGGTACGAGGGCCAGCAAGAGCTGCGCCAGGCCTATCTGGACCATCTCGGGGCGCACCCGGACGGCATGTGGAAGGCCTGCGGGGACGGCCACATCACGGCGAGCGCGCTGGTGATCGACCCGGAGCGCGGCCGGGTGCTGCTGACCCTGCACAAGAAGATGCGGATGTGGCTCCAGATGGGAGGCCACTGCGAGCCGGCCGACGAGACCCTGCCGGCCGCCGCCCTGCGCGAGGCGACCGAGGAGTCCGGCATCGAGGGGCTGGCCCTGCTGCCCGGCGGCCCCGTGCGCCTGGACCGGCATCACACGCCGTGCGCGTGGCACTACGACGTCCAGTACGCGGCGCTCGCTCCGGCCGGGGCCGTGGAGGCCATCAGCGACGAGTCCCTCGACCTGCGCTGGTTCGCCTATGACGAGGTCGGAAGCGTGGCCGACGAGTCGGTCGTACGGCTACTGGAGGCGACTCGCGCGCGGCTGTGA
- a CDS encoding zinc-dependent metalloprotease, with translation MSDTPFGFGLPPEEPEDGDEGKKKDSQSGGGQGPANPFGFGGLPGAGGFGAPGADNPLAAMFGSLNPNDLGAAFQQLGQMLSYEGGPVNWDMAKQIARQTVAQGTADGVKDASVGPSERTAVQEAVRLADLWLDDATSLPSGAGTAVAWSRAEWVEATLPAWKELVDPVAERVGAAMGDVLPEEMQAMAGPLIGMMRSMGGAMFGSQIGQAVGVLAGEVVGSTDIGLPLGPAGRAALLPVNIEAFGKDLGVTKDEVRLYLALREAAHQRLFAHVPWLRSHLFGAVEGYARGIKVDTAKLEDVVGQFDPQNPEQLQDALQQGMFQPEDTPAQKAALARLETALALVEGWVDAVVHAAAKPRLSSADALRETLRRRRASGGPAEQTFATLIGLELRPRRLRDASRLWASLTDARGVDGRDALWAHPDMLPTASDLDDPDGFVHREQLDFSELDKMLGEAASGGSGDKPNLKKDDHGTDSKDDDTE, from the coding sequence GTGAGTGACACCCCATTCGGATTCGGCCTTCCGCCGGAGGAGCCGGAAGACGGCGACGAGGGCAAGAAGAAGGACTCGCAGAGCGGCGGTGGTCAGGGACCGGCCAACCCGTTCGGTTTCGGCGGGCTGCCCGGCGCCGGAGGCTTTGGCGCCCCCGGTGCGGACAACCCGCTCGCCGCGATGTTCGGTTCACTGAACCCCAACGACCTGGGAGCCGCCTTCCAGCAGCTGGGCCAGATGCTCTCCTACGAGGGCGGCCCGGTGAACTGGGACATGGCCAAGCAGATCGCCCGCCAGACGGTCGCCCAGGGCACCGCCGACGGCGTGAAGGATGCCAGCGTCGGCCCCTCCGAGCGCACCGCGGTCCAGGAGGCCGTCCGGCTGGCCGATCTCTGGCTGGACGACGCGACGTCCCTGCCGTCCGGCGCCGGCACGGCGGTGGCGTGGTCCCGCGCGGAGTGGGTCGAGGCGACCCTGCCCGCGTGGAAGGAGCTCGTCGACCCGGTCGCCGAGCGCGTCGGCGCGGCCATGGGCGACGTCCTGCCGGAGGAGATGCAGGCCATGGCCGGCCCGCTGATCGGCATGATGCGCTCGATGGGCGGCGCGATGTTCGGCTCGCAGATCGGCCAGGCCGTGGGCGTGCTCGCGGGCGAGGTCGTCGGCTCGACCGACATCGGCCTGCCCCTCGGCCCGGCCGGGCGTGCCGCGCTGCTGCCGGTGAACATCGAGGCGTTCGGCAAGGACCTGGGCGTGACGAAGGACGAGGTGCGGCTGTACCTCGCGCTGCGCGAGGCCGCTCACCAGCGTCTGTTCGCTCATGTGCCGTGGCTGCGCTCGCACCTGTTCGGCGCCGTCGAGGGCTACGCGCGCGGGATCAAGGTCGACACGGCCAAGCTGGAGGACGTGGTCGGTCAGTTCGACCCGCAGAACCCGGAGCAGTTGCAGGACGCGCTCCAGCAGGGCATGTTCCAGCCGGAGGACACCCCGGCACAGAAGGCCGCCCTGGCCCGTCTGGAGACGGCCCTGGCGCTCGTGGAGGGCTGGGTGGACGCCGTGGTGCACGCGGCCGCGAAACCGCGTCTGTCGTCCGCGGACGCCCTGCGCGAGACGCTGCGCCGCCGTCGCGCCTCGGGCGGTCCGGCGGAGCAGACGTTCGCGACGCTGATCGGCCTGGAGCTGCGTCCGCGCCGCCTGCGTGACGCCTCCCGCCTGTGGGCGTCCCTCACGGACGCGCGCGGGGTCGACGGCCGTGACGCCCTGTGGGCCCACCCGGACATGCTGCCCACGGCGTCCGACCTGGACGACCCGGACGGCTTCGTGCACCGCGAGCAGCTGGACTTCTCCGAGCTGGACAAGATGCTCGGCGAGGCGGCGAGCGGCGGCTCCGGCGACAAGCCGAACCTGAAGAAGGACGACCACGGCACCGACTCCAAGGACGACGACACCGAGTGA
- a CDS encoding SDR family oxidoreductase has protein sequence MSSPDPQVRAARNHSTPAGARGPVVAVTGAATGVGALLTERLAASEEVKQVVAIDERRGECDAATWHILDVRDPAIAEKLRGADVVVHLALDLDLGSDAAARTAYNVRGTQTVLTAAAAAGVHRVVLCTSAMVYGALEDNELPLSEDAELRATAEATGVGDLLEIERLARRAPRAHPGLNVTVVRPAVLVGGTDTALTRYFESPRLLVVAGSRPTWQFCHVEDLVSALEYAVQEKVDGELAVGCDGWLEQEEVEELSGIRRMELPSAVALGAAARLHRIGLTPSPAGDLAYTMYPWVVSGSRLHDAGWRPRWTNEEVLAELLEEVAGRHTVVGRRLGRKDATAAGAAGATVALLGAAAVVRRARKARRR, from the coding sequence GTGAGTTCCCCAGATCCGCAGGTTCGCGCAGCGCGAAACCACTCAACCCCGGCCGGCGCGCGCGGGCCCGTAGTCGCCGTGACCGGTGCCGCCACCGGGGTCGGCGCGCTGCTCACCGAGCGGCTCGCCGCGTCCGAGGAGGTCAAGCAGGTCGTCGCCATCGACGAGCGGCGTGGCGAGTGCGACGCGGCGACGTGGCACATCCTCGACGTCCGCGACCCGGCGATCGCCGAGAAGCTGCGCGGCGCGGACGTCGTCGTCCACCTCGCGCTCGACCTCGACCTGGGGAGTGACGCCGCCGCCCGGACGGCCTACAACGTGCGCGGCACGCAGACCGTGCTGACGGCCGCCGCGGCGGCCGGGGTGCACCGCGTGGTGCTGTGCACCTCCGCGATGGTCTACGGCGCGCTCGAGGACAACGAGCTGCCGCTCTCGGAGGACGCGGAGCTGCGGGCCACCGCGGAGGCGACCGGTGTCGGGGACCTCCTGGAAATCGAACGGCTGGCCCGGCGCGCGCCCCGGGCGCATCCGGGGCTCAACGTCACCGTGGTGCGGCCCGCGGTGCTGGTCGGCGGTACGGACACCGCGCTGACGCGGTACTTCGAGTCGCCGCGGCTACTGGTCGTCGCCGGGTCGCGGCCGACCTGGCAGTTCTGCCATGTCGAGGACCTGGTGAGCGCTCTGGAGTACGCCGTCCAGGAGAAGGTCGACGGCGAGCTGGCCGTCGGCTGCGACGGATGGCTGGAGCAGGAGGAGGTCGAGGAGCTCAGCGGGATCCGGCGCATGGAGCTGCCGTCGGCGGTCGCGCTGGGCGCCGCCGCTCGACTGCACCGGATCGGGCTGACGCCGTCGCCGGCCGGGGACCTGGCCTACACGATGTACCCCTGGGTGGTGAGCGGGAGCCGGCTGCACGACGCGGGGTGGCGGCCGCGGTGGACCAATGAGGAGGTCCTCGCGGAACTGCTGGAGGAGGTGGCCGGGCGGCACACGGTCGTCGGGCGGCGACTGGGGCGCAAGGACGCGACCGCGGCGGGCGCGGCCGGAGCGACGGTCGCTCTGTTGGGTGCGGCGGCTGTGGTGCGGCGGGCCCGAAAGGCTCGGCGGCGGTGA
- a CDS encoding molybdenum cofactor biosynthesis protein MoaE, giving the protein MAAIDDHPGERAAQDPIKLIAVRDTALSLDEVFKAVGDDAAGGTALFVGTVRNHDGGADVDALGYSCHPGAEAEMRRIAEKVVAEYPVRALAAVHRVGDLGVGDLAVVVAVSCPHRGEAFEACRKLIDDLKHEVPIWKHQKFSDGTDEWVGAC; this is encoded by the coding sequence ATGGCAGCCATCGACGACCATCCCGGCGAGCGGGCAGCGCAGGATCCCATCAAGCTGATCGCCGTTCGTGACACCGCGCTCTCCCTGGACGAGGTCTTCAAGGCCGTCGGGGACGACGCGGCGGGCGGGACCGCGCTGTTCGTGGGCACGGTGCGCAATCACGACGGCGGCGCCGACGTCGACGCCCTCGGGTACTCCTGCCATCCCGGCGCGGAGGCGGAGATGCGGCGGATCGCGGAGAAGGTCGTCGCCGAGTACCCGGTGCGGGCGCTGGCCGCGGTGCACCGGGTCGGCGACCTCGGGGTCGGTGATCTCGCCGTCGTGGTCGCCGTCTCGTGTCCGCACCGCGGCGAGGCCTTCGAGGCCTGCCGGAAGCTGATCGACGATCTCAAGCACGAAGTGCCCATCTGGAAGCACCAGAAGTTCTCGGACGGCACCGACGAATGGGTCGGCGCCTGCTGA
- a CDS encoding YlbL family protein, giving the protein MPRRTATMLASTLMLIALLCAGVLIPVPYAEMSPGPTVNTLGDHGGEPVLQISGRKTYTTSGHLNMTTVRVTSADYRMNLVEAVYGWLAHDNKVVPHDTLYPDGKTEEQSTQENAEEFSQSQESAKVAALKELDIPVTSWVIVSTVVKGSPAEGRLHAGDVIKAVDGTAVKEPGDVAKLVTKHKPGEKVVFRIVPAKDQAAAEKANKTATKTQDVTITTATSDDSGEKRAIVGISAGTDHTFPFTIDIKLADVGGPSAGLMFALGIYDKLTPGSLTGGEFVAGTGTIDDAGKVGPIGGIEMKTVGARSQGAQYFLTPAENCAAAAKDTPSGLRLVKVNTIDDALDALKDIRGGDTADLPKCTK; this is encoded by the coding sequence ATGCCACGCCGCACCGCGACGATGCTCGCCTCCACCCTGATGCTGATCGCTCTCCTGTGTGCGGGCGTACTCATCCCCGTGCCGTACGCGGAGATGTCCCCGGGGCCGACGGTGAACACCCTCGGCGATCACGGCGGCGAGCCGGTGCTTCAGATCTCCGGGCGCAAGACCTACACGACCAGCGGTCACCTGAACATGACCACCGTGCGGGTCACCAGCGCCGACTACCGGATGAACCTGGTCGAGGCCGTCTACGGATGGCTCGCGCACGACAACAAGGTCGTGCCGCACGACACGCTGTATCCGGACGGCAAGACCGAGGAGCAGTCCACCCAGGAGAACGCCGAGGAGTTCAGCCAGTCCCAGGAGAGCGCCAAGGTCGCCGCCCTGAAGGAGCTGGACATCCCGGTGACGTCCTGGGTGATCGTCTCGACGGTGGTGAAGGGCTCCCCGGCGGAGGGCCGGCTGCACGCCGGTGACGTGATCAAGGCCGTGGACGGCACCGCGGTGAAGGAACCGGGCGACGTCGCGAAGCTGGTGACCAAGCACAAGCCGGGGGAGAAGGTCGTGTTCCGCATCGTCCCGGCGAAGGACCAGGCGGCCGCCGAGAAGGCGAACAAGACGGCGACCAAGACCCAGGACGTCACCATCACGACCGCGACCTCCGACGACAGCGGCGAGAAGCGGGCCATCGTCGGGATCTCGGCCGGGACCGACCACACCTTCCCGTTCACCATCGACATCAAGCTCGCCGACGTCGGTGGGCCGAGCGCCGGTCTGATGTTCGCGCTCGGCATCTACGACAAGCTCACCCCGGGCAGCCTGACCGGCGGCGAGTTCGTCGCCGGCACCGGGACCATCGACGACGCCGGCAAGGTCGGGCCGATCGGCGGCATCGAGATGAAGACGGTCGGCGCGCGCAGTCAGGGCGCCCAGTACTTCCTGACCCCCGCGGAGAACTGCGCGGCCGCCGCCAAGGACACCCCCTCGGGGCTCAGGCTCGTCAAGGTGAACACCATCGACGACGCCCTCGACGCCCTCAAGGACATCCGCGGCGGCGACACCGCGGACCTGCCGAAGTGCACGAAGTAG
- a CDS encoding PPA1309 family protein → MSNTPMAASPLTRAVLEIDEYASGLGWDQPARLFALVDTARLRTQEPSLAAQLGLQDESETTGLTPIEQDEVPTDKPLDEFLATIAWPDAVVGCALTVERLMLPPSAEAQVPQGLSDKKLAKWVAEHPDRQEVRMTVAVLRDGTRDSALRLREKDAPTEVLTGAGLVPGLAEALSATFAE, encoded by the coding sequence ATGTCCAACACTCCCATGGCGGCGAGCCCGCTCACCCGGGCCGTACTCGAGATCGACGAGTACGCCTCCGGCCTCGGCTGGGACCAGCCCGCCCGCCTTTTCGCCCTCGTAGACACCGCTCGGCTGCGAACCCAGGAACCGTCGCTCGCCGCCCAGCTCGGCCTTCAGGACGAGTCCGAGACCACCGGTCTCACCCCGATCGAGCAGGACGAAGTGCCAACGGACAAGCCGCTCGACGAGTTCCTCGCCACGATCGCCTGGCCCGACGCGGTGGTCGGCTGCGCCCTCACCGTGGAGCGTCTGATGCTGCCCCCGTCCGCCGAGGCTCAGGTCCCGCAGGGCCTGAGCGACAAGAAGCTCGCGAAGTGGGTCGCGGAGCACCCCGACCGCCAGGAGGTACGGATGACGGTCGCCGTCCTGCGTGACGGCACCCGCGACTCGGCCCTCCGGCTGCGCGAGAAGGACGCCCCGACGGAGGTCCTCACCGGGGCGGGCCTGGTGCCGGGCCTCGCCGAGGCGTTGTCGGCGACGTTCGCGGAGTAG
- a CDS encoding UPF0182 family membrane protein, producing MPDRGGGPTGPRIRVGRPSRRVRTLLMTLGVLAVLGMAFTMFAGFWTDWLWYRSVNYSSVFTTTLWTKIGLFFVFGLLMALAVGFNIWLAHRLRPPLSAMSVEQQSLDRYRMGIAPYKTWLLLGITSLVGLIAGASAAGQWRTWLMWVNGVPFHQKDPQFHLDVSFFAFDLPWYRFLLGFGFAATILSLIAAALTHYLYGGLRVTSPGARATAAATGHLSVLLGIFVTLKAVAYWLDRYGLAVKSSDFKATDNWTGLRYVDANAYLPAKTILFCIAVICALLFFATLWRRTWQLPVIGFGLMVLSAILIGGLYPAIVQKFQVQPNEQAKEAPYVEKNLKATREAYGIDGAQVTEYSGTSTTKDKTTLRDDVDATASIRVLDPNIVSPTYQQLQQMRKYYAFPTNLDVDRYNVNGADQDTVIGLRELNLAGVDKQNWINNHFRYTHGYGVVAAKGTTSDAEGRPLFTESNLPSEGDLGTYQQRIYYGEKTTAYSIVGGPQKEIDYSDDAGEKTTSYTGKSGVNLSNPVNRAAYAVAFGEPQILYSGAIGEGSRILYNRTPKERVEAVAPWLTIDGDAYPAVVNHKIQWIVDAYTTTNGYPYASRTTLGDTTADSLTATNDNRAVVAQQNQVNYIRNSVKATVDAYTGEVKLYQWDTEDPVLKTWMKAFPGTVKSKSSISADLMAHLRYPQDLFKVQRELLTRYHVKDATTFLSGSEVWQVPDDPSNKSGDAVPPYYLSMRMPDQKAQAFSLTTTFTPNGRDNLSAFMAVDSEAGTPDYGKIRVLKLPTSTTVDGPKQVQSQFNSEQDIAESIRLLKGGDSDIEYGNLLTVPLDGGLLYVEPVYVRGGGLKYPLLKKVLVTYGGNTAFEDTLGEALNKVFGAEGATPPPADEGGGTTPPPTSTNPTVREALTDAQEAFAAGQEALKKPDWDAYAKAQKDLEAALKRAEDAQAEADKGAKASSSPSPTSSASPSGGSGSSSGGSAGGSPSPSPSPSSG from the coding sequence ATGCCGGACCGCGGCGGAGGCCCCACGGGGCCGCGGATCAGAGTGGGCCGCCCGTCCCGGCGCGTCCGGACCCTGCTCATGACACTGGGCGTCCTAGCCGTACTCGGCATGGCGTTCACGATGTTCGCGGGGTTCTGGACGGACTGGCTCTGGTACCGCTCGGTGAACTACTCGTCGGTCTTCACGACCACGCTGTGGACCAAGATCGGGCTGTTCTTCGTCTTCGGCCTGCTGATGGCCCTCGCGGTCGGCTTCAACATCTGGCTGGCGCACCGGCTGCGGCCGCCGCTCAGCGCGATGTCGGTGGAGCAACAGAGCCTCGACCGCTACCGCATGGGCATCGCGCCGTACAAGACATGGCTGCTGCTCGGCATCACCTCCCTGGTCGGCCTGATCGCGGGCGCCTCGGCGGCGGGTCAGTGGCGGACCTGGCTGATGTGGGTCAACGGCGTGCCCTTCCACCAGAAGGACCCGCAGTTCCACCTCGACGTGTCCTTCTTCGCGTTCGACCTGCCCTGGTACCGGTTCCTGCTCGGCTTCGGCTTCGCCGCCACGATCCTCTCGCTGATCGCCGCCGCGCTCACCCACTACCTGTACGGCGGGCTGCGCGTCACCAGCCCCGGCGCCCGCGCCACCGCCGCGGCCACCGGCCATCTGTCGGTGCTGCTGGGCATCTTCGTCACGCTGAAGGCGGTCGCCTACTGGCTGGACCGTTACGGCCTGGCCGTGAAGTCCAGCGACTTCAAGGCGACGGACAACTGGACGGGCCTGCGATACGTCGACGCCAACGCCTATCTGCCGGCCAAGACGATCCTGTTCTGCATTGCCGTCATCTGCGCCCTGCTGTTCTTCGCCACCCTGTGGCGGCGCACCTGGCAGCTGCCGGTGATCGGCTTCGGCCTGATGGTGCTCTCGGCGATCCTCATCGGCGGGCTGTACCCGGCGATCGTCCAGAAGTTCCAGGTCCAGCCGAACGAGCAGGCCAAGGAAGCCCCGTACGTCGAGAAGAACCTCAAGGCGACACGTGAGGCCTACGGCATCGACGGCGCGCAGGTCACCGAGTACTCGGGTACCAGCACCACCAAGGACAAGACGACGCTGCGCGACGACGTCGACGCCACGGCGAGCATCCGCGTCCTGGACCCGAACATCGTCTCCCCGACGTACCAGCAGCTCCAGCAGATGCGGAAGTACTACGCGTTCCCGACCAACCTGGACGTGGACCGCTACAACGTGAACGGGGCCGACCAGGACACCGTCATCGGTCTGCGCGAGCTGAACCTCGCGGGCGTCGACAAGCAGAACTGGATCAACAACCACTTCCGCTACACCCATGGCTACGGCGTGGTCGCGGCCAAGGGCACCACCTCCGACGCGGAGGGCCGCCCGCTCTTCACCGAGTCCAACCTGCCCTCCGAGGGCGACCTGGGCACGTACCAGCAGCGGATCTACTACGGCGAGAAGACGACCGCGTACTCGATCGTCGGCGGTCCCCAGAAGGAGATCGACTACTCCGACGACGCCGGTGAGAAGACCACCAGCTACACCGGCAAGAGCGGGGTCAACCTCTCCAACCCGGTCAACCGGGCCGCGTACGCGGTGGCGTTCGGCGAACCGCAGATCCTGTACTCCGGCGCCATCGGCGAGGGTTCGCGGATCCTGTACAACCGCACGCCCAAGGAACGCGTCGAGGCGGTCGCCCCATGGCTGACCATCGACGGCGACGCCTATCCGGCCGTGGTCAACCACAAGATCCAGTGGATCGTCGACGCGTACACGACGACGAACGGCTACCCGTACGCCTCCCGTACGACCCTCGGCGACACCACGGCCGACTCGCTGACCGCGACCAACGACAACCGCGCGGTGGTGGCCCAGCAGAACCAGGTCAACTACATCCGCAACTCGGTGAAGGCGACCGTCGACGCGTACACCGGCGAGGTCAAGCTCTACCAGTGGGACACCGAGGACCCGGTCCTGAAGACCTGGATGAAGGCGTTCCCCGGCACGGTGAAGTCCAAGTCGTCCATCTCGGCCGACCTGATGGCCCATCTCCGGTACCCGCAGGACCTGTTCAAGGTCCAGCGCGAGCTGCTCACCCGCTACCACGTGAAGGACGCGACGACGTTCCTCAGCGGCAGCGAGGTGTGGCAGGTGCCGGACGACCCGTCCAACAAGTCGGGTGACGCGGTCCCGCCGTACTACCTGAGCATGAGGATGCCCGACCAGAAGGCACAGGCGTTCTCGCTGACGACGACGTTCACGCCCAACGGCCGGGACAACCTCAGCGCGTTCATGGCGGTCGACTCCGAGGCGGGAACTCCCGACTACGGCAAGATCAGAGTGCTGAAACTGCCGACCAGTACGACCGTCGACGGACCCAAACAGGTGCAGAGCCAGTTCAACTCCGAACAGGACATCGCCGAGTCCATCAGGCTTCTGAAGGGCGGCGACTCCGACATCGAGTACGGCAACCTGCTGACGGTGCCACTCGACGGCGGTCTGCTGTACGTGGAGCCCGTCTATGTGCGCGGTGGCGGACTCAAGTACCCGCTCCTGAAGAAGGTGTTGGTGACCTACGGAGGCAACACCGCCTTCGAGGACACCCTGGGCGAGGCACTCAACAAGGTCTTCGGCGCGGAGGGTGCGACCCCGCCACCGGCGGACGAGGGCGGCGGCACTACACCACCACCGACGTCCACCAACCCGACGGTCCGGGAGGCGTTGACCGACGCCCAGGAGGCCTTCGCGGCCGGCCAGGAGGCTCTGAAGAAGCCCGACTGGGACGCGTACGCCAAGGCGCAGAAGGATCTCGAGGCCGCGCTGAAGCGGGCCGAGGACGCGCAGGCCGAGGCCGACAAGGGCGCCAAGGCGAGCAGCAGTCCGAGCCCGACGAGTTCGGCGAGTCCGAGCGGTGGCTCCGGCAGTAGCTCCGGAGGCAGTGCCGGCGGCAGTCCGAGCCCCAGTCCCAGTCCCAGCAGCGGCTGA